From Pseudothermotoga thermarum DSM 5069, a single genomic window includes:
- the aspC gene encoding aspartate aminotransferase — protein sequence MKPSKRVQMVPASKTLEVNALAQVLRAKGIDVVNLTAGEPDFPTPEPVVEAAIDAMKKGFTKYTDSSGIPQLRERIAKYVTEKFGVKCQPEQVIVSNGGKQAIFNALAAVVDEGDEVIIIDPCWVSYEPMVTLLGGKAVHVETKFADGFVPKVAEIEKKISPNTKAIIVNSPNNPSGAVYDFETLKGIYELAVKYDLLIISDEVYSCLVYDQDHISLFSISNGDRTALVDAFSKSHSMTGWRVGYLVAPLEIAKAAAKVQSHLTSNINTPTQYAALKTFEVDTSYMKAKFKERRDLVCKLLDEAKIPYVKPKGAFYFLLDISKYEQDDVKFCKDLLNEKHVALVPGSAFNAPGFVRLSFATSEEVLKEGIKRIAEFIAKR from the coding sequence ATGAAGCCTTCAAAACGAGTGCAGATGGTACCTGCTTCAAAAACACTTGAAGTAAATGCTTTGGCTCAAGTTTTGAGGGCAAAAGGGATTGATGTGGTTAACTTAACCGCTGGAGAACCGGATTTTCCCACTCCAGAACCTGTTGTTGAAGCCGCAATTGATGCGATGAAAAAAGGTTTTACAAAATACACAGATTCTTCTGGTATACCTCAACTTCGCGAAAGAATAGCCAAGTATGTTACGGAGAAATTCGGTGTAAAGTGCCAACCAGAGCAGGTGATAGTTTCCAACGGTGGAAAACAAGCTATATTCAATGCCTTGGCTGCCGTGGTTGATGAAGGCGACGAGGTTATAATCATCGATCCTTGTTGGGTTAGTTACGAACCAATGGTCACCTTACTTGGCGGTAAAGCTGTTCACGTAGAAACGAAATTTGCCGACGGTTTTGTACCAAAAGTTGCCGAGATAGAAAAGAAAATTTCTCCAAACACCAAAGCAATCATTGTGAACAGTCCAAACAATCCATCCGGTGCGGTGTACGATTTTGAAACGTTGAAGGGAATCTACGAATTAGCCGTTAAGTATGATCTGCTGATCATCAGCGATGAAGTTTACAGCTGCTTGGTTTACGATCAAGATCACATTTCGTTGTTCTCGATATCCAATGGAGATAGAACAGCTTTGGTGGATGCCTTTTCCAAGTCTCATTCAATGACAGGTTGGAGAGTCGGTTATCTTGTCGCTCCTCTTGAAATAGCAAAAGCTGCTGCAAAAGTCCAATCGCACTTGACATCCAATATCAACACACCTACGCAATACGCAGCTTTGAAAACCTTTGAAGTTGATACATCTTACATGAAGGCAAAGTTTAAAGAAAGAAGAGACTTGGTTTGTAAACTTCTCGACGAAGCAAAGATCCCATATGTCAAACCAAAAGGTGCATTTTACTTTCTTCTTGATATCAGCAAGTACGAACAAGACGATGTGAAATTCTGCAAAGACTTGCTGAACGAAAAACACGTTGCACTTGTTCCAGGAAGCGC